GACGATATCCCAGTGATCCTCCAGGATAAGCGCCTGAGCGCCGACGGCAGCCGCATCGATTATCAGCTGGATATGATGAGCGCGGCGGTGGGCTGGTTTGGCGATACCATGTTGACGAACGGGGCGATTTATCCGCAGCACGGCGTACCGCGCGGCTGGCTGCGTTTGCGCCTGCTGAATGGCTGCAATGCGCGTGCGCTAAACCTGGCGACCAGCGACAAACGCCCGATGTATGTGATTGCCAGCGATGGCGGCCTGCTGGGCGAGCCGGTGCAGGTCAGCGAGCTGCCGATGATGCCGGGTGAACGTTATGAAGTGCTGATCGATACTGCTGACGGTAAAGCGTTTGACCTGCAAACCCTGCCGGTACGCCAAATGGGCATGACGCTGGAACCGTTTAACCAGCCGCTGCCGGTACTGTCGCTCGTGCCCCTGCTGGTACAGGCCAGCGGCACGCTGCCGGATAAACTGGTCGACCTGCCCGCCGTTCCATCATCACAGGGGCTGAACACCCGCTGGCTACAGCTGATGATGGACCCGGAGCTGGATCGACGCGGTATGCAGGCGTTAATGGATAAATACGGCCATGCTTCGATGGCAGGCATGAGTATGGAGGCGCACGGCGGCGATAAAAAAGCCGGCGCGCATCACGACGAAATGCCGGAGATGGATCACGGAGGGATGGCAGGGATGGCAGGGATGGCAGGGATGGATCATGGCCATTCTGCGGCGAAGAAAGCGTATGACTTCCATAATGGCAATCAGATCAACGGCGTGGCGTTTAACATGGATAAACCATCGTTTGAGGTCAGGCAGGGTGTTTATGAGAAATGGACGATTTCGGGCGAAGGCGACGAGATGCTGCATCCCTTCCATATTCACGGCACCCAGTTCCGCATTCTGACGGAGAACGGTAAGCCTGTGGCCGCACACCGCAGCGGCTGGAAAGATACGGTACGCGTCGAGGGCGGGCGCAGTGAAGTTTTGGTGCGTTTTGATCACCAGGCCGACAAAGCCAGTGCCTATATGGCGCACTGCCATCTGCTGGAACATGAAGATACCGGGATGATGCTGGGCTTTACCGTGGCGTGATAAAAGTGGATGACTGCC
This DNA window, taken from Erwinia tasmaniensis Et1/99, encodes the following:
- the cueO gene encoding multicopper oxidase CueO; the encoded protein is MQRRDFIKLTAALGAASALPGWSRALTAAEQRPLLPIPTLLTPDARSEISLTAQAGSSSWRGSRVSTWGYNGPLLGPAIQLERGKEVNITVYNRLPEATTVHWHGLELPGNVDGGPQARIEPNRSRRVTFTPDQPAATCWFHPHQHGRTGYQVAQGLVGLVLVNDPESGKLLLPKRWGIDDIPVILQDKRLSADGSRIDYQLDMMSAAVGWFGDTMLTNGAIYPQHGVPRGWLRLRLLNGCNARALNLATSDKRPMYVIASDGGLLGEPVQVSELPMMPGERYEVLIDTADGKAFDLQTLPVRQMGMTLEPFNQPLPVLSLVPLLVQASGTLPDKLVDLPAVPSSQGLNTRWLQLMMDPELDRRGMQALMDKYGHASMAGMSMEAHGGDKKAGAHHDEMPEMDHGGMAGMAGMAGMDHGHSAAKKAYDFHNGNQINGVAFNMDKPSFEVRQGVYEKWTISGEGDEMLHPFHIHGTQFRILTENGKPVAAHRSGWKDTVRVEGGRSEVLVRFDHQADKASAYMAHCHLLEHEDTGMMLGFTVA